Genomic DNA from Deltaproteobacteria bacterium:
CGCGAACTGGTTCTTTCTGCCTTTCGGGCTCGCGCTGGACACGCACGGCGCGGTGTCGATCTCCGGAGTCGGCAGGAACATTATCGCGGTGACCGCCGGCAATGTGGTTGGCGGTACCCTACTGGTGGCCGGCGTGTACTGGGTCGCCTATCTGCGAGGCGAGCGCATGCGGAAGGATCGGTCCTCGTGAGTCGCGACTGGGGTTCGGCGGCGTCGCCCGCTAACAACAGCATGCAGCGGACGGCGCTGCGCGCCGCGGCTGATGCTAAGTGTTCGACTCGGGGAGCCATATGAGTTGTATTGAATTTTGGTTTGAATTTGGAAGCACGTATTCCTATCCAGCAGCTCTCCGAATTGAGAGAGTGGTCCGCGATGCGGGCCTAGCAATCATTTGGCGTCCATTCCTGCTTGGACCCATTTTCAAGGAGCAAGGGTGGAATGACTCGCCTTTCAATCTCTACCCCGCGAAGGGGTGCTATATGTGGCGGGACTTGGCGCGCATCTGCGCTGACCTCGAGATTCCCCTGCGGCAACCAACGACATTTCCCAGAAACTCCTTGTTGGCGGCTCGCCTCACGTGTTGGTTCCAAACAGAGAGCTGGATCCCTGAGTTCATTCGTCAGGTGTACCTGGCAAACTTCGGACGGGATCGAGACATTGCGGATGCGAAAGAGATTCTTTCAATTCTCGAAGGTCTTAATCAGCCGCTTGACATCCTTTCAGTTGCGGAGTCGCCCGAGGCGAAGGCAAAGCTTCGCGCTCAAACCGAACAAGCGCGAGCCCTTGGCATTTTCGGAGCCCCCAGTTTTGTGGTCGAGCAGGAGCTTTTCTGGGGAAACGATCGCTTAGAGGCCGCGGTCGCGTGGGCTCAGAGAAAAGGGAAGAGTGCCGTCTAACTCCTCTATGAGCAAAGTGGTAATTTATCGTACATTGTTTTTCACACCATAATGAGCCGCGTAAGGAAGTGCCTAGCATGATATGGCAACCGGAAAGTGACGCAATCGCAGCGCGACGGCAGCGTGCCTTACACATGGGTGGCGCTGACAAGATCGCCAAACAACGCGCGCAGGGGAAACTCACAGATCGTGAGCGTATCGCCCAACTGCTTGATGCGCATTCATTCACTGAGATTGGGATGCTGGCAACGCACCAGAGCCAGCGCCCGGAGATGCAGGGGGTCTATACTCCAGCGGACGGCATTCTCATTGGCTATGGCCGGATCGATGGACGTGAGGTACTCCTCGGAGCTGAGGACTTCACCGTCATGGGCGGATCAGTCGGACAGACTGGCATTGTCAAGCGTGAGCGCCTTTTTGAACTCGCGTATCAGACGAAAGTGCCAGTTATCTGGCTCATCGACGGTTCTGGAGCACGAGCGAACGAATATGTTCGTGGCGGATGGGTGGCTGCTACACATTTTGTGTTGATGTCGCAACTCTCGGGGATCGTACCACAAATAGTGGCGACGATGGGGCCGTGTGCCGGAGATCCGGCGTTGATGGCGCCGTTAGCGGACTTCGTCATCATGGTCAAAGGAACGAGTATGCTCGCGGCTGGAGGACCGCCAATCGTCGAGGCCGCGATCGGCGAGAAAGTGACCAAAGAAGAACTCGGCGGATCCGTCGTCCATTGCCATATCAGTGGAGTAGGGGACAACGAAGCCGAGGACGATGAAGATTGTTTGCGCATGATTCGCCGCTACCTCAGCTATTTTCCCATCAATGTTTATCAACTCCCACCACGCCTGACCCCTACTGATGATCCTGAGCGGCGCGATGACGGGCTGTTGTCGATCGTGCCGCGCAATCGCAAGCGGCCATACGACATGCTGAAAGTGATTGGCCATATCGTTGACCACGAGTCACTATTTGAGATTAAGCCACACTACGGTCGCTCGGTTGTCACGTGCCTTGCACGGATGGATGGCAACGTTGTCGGCGTCATTGGCAATCAGCCGTTGCAACTCGCGGGCATTATTGATGGTGACGCAGCTGACAAGATGACCCACTTCATTCAACTGTGTGACGCGTTCCATATTCCACTCATCTTCTTATCTGACGTTCCAGGCTTTATGACCGGGAGTGTATCTGAACGACAAGGGACCCTACGGCGTGGCTTACGGATCGCTTATGCCTTGTCGTTTGTTACTGTCCCTAAGGTTTCGGTCGTATTACGCAAAGCGTATGGCATGGGTGCTGTGGCCATGTGTGGTCATAAAATGGGCCAAATCTTGACGCTCGTCTGGCCCTCTGGTGAGTTCGGCGCTCTCCCAGTTGAAGGGGGAGTAAATGCAGGCCACAAAGCTGCCCTCGCAAGTGCCGGTGACCAAGAAAAAAAACGCCAGGCACTAGAAGAGTATTACAATCAATTTGGGAGCCCATTCTCAACGGCAGAGACGTTTAATTTTGATGACTTGATTGATCCACGCGACACCCGTCCTCTGATTATTCGGGCGTTACGTGCAGCCCGGGCTGGTAACACTGCTCCGTTGGGACCGAAAACCCGCCACGGCATAATGCCGTAGCTAGTGAGGAGGGGCGTATGGCGCGCAAATCGATAGAAAAAGAGAGTGTGCTTGTCCTGGGTGGAGCCCGGTCTGGAAAAAGCACCTATGCCTTGCAACGCGCACAGTCGTGGAGTGGACGGCTTGTGTATGTTGCGACGGCGGAGGCGAAAGATGCGGAAATGAAAGCGCGCATTTCGTCGCATCGTGCGCAGCGCCGGAGTCGGCGCTGGATTACTATTGAAGAGCCGATGGGTGTCGTCTGGCAGTTGAAAGAGTTGGATGACAGTGTCGGTGCCGTGGTGCTCGACTGTATCACACTGTGGGTGTCCAATGCGTTACTCGCGAAGCGACGTGATGAACTCGAAAACCAAGTCGCGGAGTTGGTCGAAGAGATCCCGTTGTTTCCATTTCATTTCCTTGCTGTTAGCAATGAAGTCGGACTTGGCCTAGTACCGGATAATCCGTTGGGCCGAGAGTATCGTGACCTGCTTGGCACGGTGAACCAACAGCTAGCCAAAGTATGCACAGAAGTCCTCTTTCTGGCAGCAGGACTACCGATGAAATTGAAAGGATAATGGTTGGTAGGGCATGAACCTTCTTGATGCTACCTTACGCGAGATCCAACCGCTCGACATGTCGCTCGTGGTCCGCGTCCAGCGACGACTCAATTCACTCACCAAGCCGCATGGGAGCCTCGGGCGATTGGAAGTGCTCGCACTGCGATGTGCCTCTATCTCTGGAAGTGAACGTCCACGGGTAGACAATAAAGTCCTCTTTGTCTGTTGTGGTGATCATGGGGTGTGTACAGAGGGGGTCAGTGCCTATCCGCGTGAGGTAACGGCCCAGATGGTCTATAACTTTCTGCGTGGCGGTGCGGCGATTTCAGTCCTGGCCCGACAGTTCGGGATCAATGTCCAGGTAGTCGATCTCGGCGTTGACCATGAATTTGCGATCGATCTGCCTGGCTTGGTTTCACGAAAGGTGGCGCGTGGAACCGCCAACTTTGTCCGCGCAGCGGCGATGTCTTCCTCACAGGCTGTTCAGGCCATAGAAGTCGGTATTGCCGTTGCCTCTGACGCTATTCGCGAGGGAGCCCAGCTCATTGGTGTTGGAGAGATGGGGATCGGGAACACTACGTCAGCGACCGCAATGTTGTCGGTATTGAGTGGGATTGACCCTGAAACGCTGACTGGACAGGGGACCGGAATCGATGCCAAGGGCAGAAAGCGGAAAGTGGCGGTCATCAAGCGAGCGCTGGCGTACCATAAACTCTCATCGAGTGATCCTCTGCGTGTTCTTACTGCGGTCGGTGGATACGAAATCGCAGGGATCGTTGGGATGTGTCTTGCTGGCGCCGCATTGCAGGTCCCAGTTGTGATTGACGGATTCATTGCCACGGCCGCGGCCTGGGTGGCGTGTGCCCTACATCCGGCGGTCAAGGATCGCCTTATTTTTGCCCATCTCTCTGCTGAGCAGGGACATCACCATGTGTTGGCCGCGTTGGAGGTGGAGCCCCTGCTGAACCTGTACATGCGCCTTGGCGAAGGCACCGGAGCGGCACTGGGTATGAGTCTTGTCGACTCCGCAGTCCGTATCCTCAATGAGATGGCAACGTTTGATGAGGCAGGTGTGGCAAAGGGGGAATGCGGGAAATAACAACCTTACTATTTCCGTCTCACCCCTGCTTGCTCTAACTTCTCTTGTACTCGTACGAGGCGTTCGTTGCCCCAAAAGAGTTCTCCGTTTACCAGGTAACTCGGCACACCAAATATGCCTATTTCTTCGGCAGCATTCCGCAGTCGATCGTGTTCGTGGCGTCCTTCACCTTTGAGGTAGTCAAGAAACCCGGCGCTATCGATGCCACCTTCTTGAAGGACAGCTTGGATAACAGCAGGATTTTCAATATCGAGTTCTCTTCGCCAGAAGCGCCCATACACGGTGTTATGATAGGGGCGAAAATTGCCATGACGCTTGGCGTACAACAGGCCGATATGCGCAATGGAGGAGTCGAAGATCTTCTGCGTGCCGCGAATGACTAACCCGCGCCGATTCGCCTCTCGACGGCAGTCCATGTAGCTATATTTCACCCGTCGCCACTGGTGGGCGTTGCGCGCTTCTTCCAGCACTTTCCCGGTGGCGTCGACTTTTGCTGACCCCAGATAGCTGGGGATATCGAGTGTGTACGGTACCCAATCAACCTCGACATCGTAGTCGTCTTGCAGTTGAAATGTGTCAGCTTGAGCCAGATACGCATACGGGCTCTTATAGTCGAAATAGTGGGTAATCCTTTTAATGGTCATAATCTTTTTCCCTGTTCTGTTGCTGGCATTCTCCCCTCAGAATTCGCCACCACCACCGCAGCGGTAATGTCGCCAGTGACATTCAGCACAGTGCGCGACATATCGAGAATGCGATCGACACCAATGATAACGCCGATTCCTTCACCTGGAACCCCCACCGACTGGAGAATCGGTACCATGAGAGGAAGCGATCCGCCCGGCACGCCCGCAGTGCCAATCCCGGCAAGCACTGAGAACAATACGACAAGCACCTGTGAGCCGAATGAGAGTTCGACGCCGTAAAATTGGGCAAGAAAAAGAATGGTTACGCCTTCGAATAATGCGGTGCCGTTCTGATTCGCCGATGAGCCGAGTGTCAAGACAAACGAGGAGATATCGCGCGGCACTCCGAGTTTCTCTTGTGTCACTCTGAGTGCTGTTGGTAATGTTGCGTTGCTAGAGCTGGTAGAAAATGCCGTGGCCATCACCTCAGATACTTGTCGAAAGAAGAAGCCGGGCGACATTCCGCCAAGGACGCGAAGAATAATGGAATAGGTAACAAATAACTGGAGGCATAACCCGCCGATCACAACGATCATGTATGCCAGGAGTGGCTTGAGAACATCCAAACCAAACCGCGCGGTCAACGTAAACAAGAGAGCGGCGACTCCATACGGGGCCAGGCGCATAGCCAGTTCAATCAGGCGCATGACCACCTCATAGAGTCCTTCAAGGACATTCAGCAACGGTTCCATCTTTGCCGGTGGCGAGAGGGCGATGCCGATGCCAAACATCAGGCAGAAAAACATGAATGCAATCATCTCTCCTTGGGCTGCAGCCCGGAGAGGGTTGTCGGGGACAATCGCATACAAGATTTTGAGGACAGGGTTTTCACCGGCTGCGAGTAGGGGGGGAGGGGTAGGGGTATTACTGGCCTGCTGCAGGGCTGCTCGGGTTTCTGGGGTGAGGCCGTCACCTGGGCGAAAAACATTGACCAACGTTAATCCGAGAAAGACCGATAATGCTGTGGCAAAGATCGTGTATAGAAATGTCTTTACCCCCACCCGTCCGAGCGTACGTACATCACCGAGTCCGGCGACTCCTAATGCCAGTGCTGAGAACAACAGCGGAATTACCAGCATGAAAATGAGCCGCATGAATAGGCGGCCAAATGGCTCGGCGAAATAGGTGACGAACTGCTGCAGATGTGGATCATCACCGAAGAGCAGGCGACTTGCACTGCCAGCGACGACGCCAACAATCAGGCCGATAAGAATGCGGGTGTGGAGCGGCAAGGCTTTAGGCTTTAGGCTCTAGGCTCTAGGCTTGAGAAGAATCTTTCCTGTCGCCTATAGCCTGAAGCCTTGTCTCTTAGGCTTTTTCGATCTTCTCGATATGTCCGGCGAGGTCGAAGTCTCGCGTTGTCAGAGCACCAACATCATGAGAGATCAAGCTCAACGTGACTTTGTTGTAATTGATAGTGATGTCAGGATGATGATCTGATTGTTCAGCGAGTTCACCGACTTTATTGACAAATGCCAGAGCGTCTTTGAAAGTCCCCAAGGTGAATTTCTTTTGCATGCCTTTGTTCTTTATCAGTTCCCAGCCAGGGAGAGCACGTAACTTTCCCTGGATTTCTGCTTGTGACAACGCCATTGTCCTCTTCCTTCCTACTGCCCACCCATCATTGCTGGGGCAATCTGCAACGTTTTGTTCCGCGCTTGCACAGTGTCCGCGCCGTGTTCAGTGAGGAACAAAAAGTCGTCATAGTCTGCCTCGGCAATACTACTCGTTGAGTCTGAGTCGGTGAGCACAGCAATCCCGATGAGCTTTCCGGGCTCTTCGCCAAAGAAATCTTTGTAGTCTTGATAATAATTGATGGTTTCTTGTTGCCACTCGCCAACTCGGGTGTTGCCACTTTGTAGAACCACAACACGCGAGCGCCAATATACAGGGCTCTTCATCCGTGTGCCCACTGGCAAACTCGAACTCCACACATATTTTATTGCTCGTGGCATCAGGGTGCTATCAAAGACGAGATACACGGCTGCTCCTGAGTCATTGGTCTTTTCTGCACGCTCGTCTGCACCAGTTGGCAGTTGCTTCACCCGCCAACGCCATTGCAATGCCGGAAACTGCTTCAGCTTGACTGACCGCGAGAGTCCGATTTGGACATCTTGTCTGTCGGCATAGGCACGAAGAAAGCGATTCCCATTCTCTTCCCCAACACTATAGACTGCCTTTGCGGTCGCCTCGTCGCCGCGCACTACCCACTGCGCAGGAAACGAGAGGGGGATGTCGGTATCAAAATTCTCGATCAAGAGCATTTCGTCCCCTGAAGGTTGGCTTTCCGCATACCCTAAAGACATCGACCCAAGAATACCGATGAGTGCGACGATAACGGTCCGCCTCATGCCCGTCCTCCTCCCCGCGTTCTGTGCGGCTCGCCGGTCGTGGGTGATACATGACATGCCCTATTGGATAGAGGAAAGGTTGTGCCACTGCAAGTCCGAAATGCCAGCCAGGTTGGCGTCTCGCTCTAAACCTCTTCCCGTTTTGGCCGATAGTTCACCGTATCACGATGGGAACCGTGGAGTCTTGTCTAGGTGGTACGATGAAAGACATTGATAAAAATCCTGTGCAATTATTGAGTGACGTGGTGCAACTGCGGAGACAGATTGCCCAACTCGAACAGATACGCGACGAACTGCACACAAGCGAAGAGCGCTGGCGCTTGGCCGCACGTGGCAGCGCTGATGGCGTATGGGATTGGACCTTGCAAGACAACTCTGTCTACTTCTCTCCTCGCTGGAAGGAAATGCTTGGCTTCAGTGATGAGGAAATTCCTAACGACATAGAAGAATGGCGTAAGCGCATTCATCCTGATGATACAGAAGAAACAGCGCGGAGAATCGACGCTCATCTCCAAAAGAAGACGGATTCCTGCATGACGGAATTTCGTATGCAGTGCAAAGATGGCAGCTACAAGTGGATTCTTGGTCGAGGTCAGGCCGTCTGGGATGAGGCAGGAAATGCCATTCGTATGGTCGGAACCCACACGGATCTCACCGAACGTAAACGTGAAGAAGAAGCCCTGCGGTCGAGTGAAGAACGCTGGCAGCTTGCCGTTAGTGGTGGCAATGATGCGATATGGGATTGGAAAGTGGCGACCAATGAAGTGTATTTCTCGCCCCGCTGGCGTGAAATGCTGGGGTACGAACCACATGAGTTTCCCGATGAGTTTTCTGAATGGGAAAGTCGTATTCATCCTGACGATAAAACCCACGCCTTGCACGATCTTGAGCGATACTTCATCGGCGAGACACCCTTCTATTCCAATGAGCATCGTCTCCGATGCAAAGATGGCAGTTACAAATGGGTATACACACGAGGTAAAGCGCTCCGCGATCAAGCTGGGACTGTCATGCGCATGACCGGCGCTTTGACCGACCTGACCGAACGCAAACACGCTGAAGAAGGGCTCCGCATCAGCGAAGAGCGCTGGCAACTCGCCACGCAAGGCAGTAACGACGGGATTTGGGATTGGAATCTGGTTACACACGAAGTGTATTTTTCTCCACGCTGGAAAGAAATTGTCGGCTATGAAGATCATGAGTTGCTCAATCAATACGAAGAATGGGAGAGCCGTGTTCATCCCGATGATCTCGCTGCTACTCGGGCCGCGATTAATGATCACCTCGTGGGAAAGGCGCCAGGGTATGCCCATGAATTTCGTATGCGGTGTAAAGATGGCGAGTATAAATGGATCTTTTCCCGTGCAAAAGCGCTGCGTGATGACAACGGAAAAGTCACACGCATGGCGGGGACGCATACCGATCGGACGGAACGGAGATTAACCGAAGACCGGCTGCGACTATCCGATCAGGTGTTGTCCTCCATTGATAACCTCGTGCTCGTGGCGGATGAGCACGGACAAATTGTCTATGTAAATCCTGCCGTGACTCGGCTGCTTGGTTACACGCGCGAGGAGGTGCTTGGGGACGGCTGGGTGAACCTGACGCACCCTGATGAACAGTCTCGTGCTGCGGTACGCACGTTCTACAAGGCGATGATTGCCGGAGAACAAACAGTTCCCTTACCAAAAGAGCGACAGCTTTTAGACAAATCTGGGAATGTTCACTGGATTCTCTGGCACGAGGCCAAGGGGCCAGGAAAAACCTTGATCAGTGTCGGAACCGACATCACTAGTCGTACACGAGCAGAAGACGCGGTAAAGGAGAGCGAAGAACGGTATCGTTTCCTGGCGGTGAATGCTACAGACTTTATCTCCCGTCACAACCCGGCGGATGCGGTCAACCTGTACGTTTCACCTTCGAGTAAACAGCTGCTTGGTTATGAGCCAGAAGAGATGATCGGTCGGTCATTTCTCGACTGGGTCCATCCAGACGATTGCGTGACAATGGCCGCTGCCGTGGCAAAGATCATTCGTACGCCCGACACAGGGCTGGTCACTTTCCGTGTCCGTCGCAAGGATGGAGAATATATTTGGTTGGAGAGTACCACGCGCGGAGTGCGCGACCCACAGACAGGTAAGGTGAACGAAATCATTGGCTCAGCACGTGATGTCACCGAACGCAAGCACGCTGAAGAAGAACTGACGAATGCCAAAGAAGCAGCCGAGGCGGCCAACCAGGCGAAATCACAGTTCCTGGCCAGTATGAGTCATGAAATCCGCACGCCGATGAATGGAGTGCTAGGGATGAGTGAACTCCTCCTTGGTACAGATATGAGTGTCAAACAACGACGCTTTGCCGAAACGATTCACAGTTCTGCGGAGACGCTCCTCAGTATCATCAATGACATCCTCGATTTCTCAAAGATCGAGGCAGGAAAACTGGAACTCGAACACATCGACTTTGATTTGCGACAGACTGTTGAAGAAGTGGCTGACCTTCTCGCCGCTCGAGCACATAAGAAGGGGCTCGAACTCGCTTGCCGCATTCATCCTGATGTTCCTACGGCAGTCCGCGGTGACCAACACCGACTGCGACAGATTCTGACCAACCTCGTCGGTAACGCCATTAAGTTTACTGAGCGAGGGGAAGTCATCATCGAAGTCCAAAGTCTCAAGTCCAAAATCCAAGGTCAAGCAAACGCCGTGTCGACTTTGGACTTAGGACCCGGGACTTTGGACCTACGTTTCTCGATCCGCGACACTGGCATTGGCCTGAAGCCCGAAGCCCTAGAGCGATTGTTCCAACCCTTCGCTCAAGCTGATGGCTCGACAACGCGGAGGTATGGCGGAACGGGGCTCGGCTTAGCCATCAGTCGACAACTCGCGACCACCATGGGTGGGGACATTGGAGTTGAAAGTCTCTACGGCACAGGCTCAACCTTTTGGTTTGAGTTGCCCTTTGCACTGCAAGCTCAACCTGTCACCGTACATTTTTCGCCGGGGAAAGAACTGCAATCTTTACGTATCTTGATTGTCGATGACAATGCCACCAATCGTGATATTCTTCACCATCAGTTAGAGTCATGGGGAATTCGCAACAATAGTGCACCGGGTGGTACACATGCCCTCCAGCTTCTTTACAAAGCGATGGTGTGGAAGGATCCGTTTGACGTCGCCATCCTAGATATGCACATGCCAGAGATGGACGGCATTCAACTGGCAAAGCACATTAAAGCAGACGAGGTGTTAGCCTCGACGCGGCTCGTGATGCTGACCTCAGCGGGACAGTATGGTGACGCCGCCGCCGCGCGCAATGCGGGAATCGAGGTCTATCTGAGTAAGCCCGTGCGTCAGTCTGACCTCTATAATTGCCTCGCGACTGTTGTCGGTGCCCCTAGTACCTCTCCGTCCACTCTTCAACTGCCATCCGTGGAACCTGCACCAGTTGTTCCTCGACCAGGAGAACACCAAACCGATGTCCGTGTCCTGTTGGCTGAAGATAATCTAGTCAACCAAGAAGTTGCGGTGAATATGCTGGAATTGCTCGGTTGTCAGGTCACCGTGGCTAGCAATGGGCATGAGGTTCTCGATGCGCTGTCTCGTGGGTCCTATGACCTGGTGTTTATGGATTGTCACATGCCCGAAATGGACGGCTTTGCCGCCACTGCGGCCATTCGTCAACAGGAAGGAGCGAGCCGCCACACGACCATTATTGCGCTGACTGCCAATGCCTTAGATGGGGATGAAGAGGAATGTTTGGCCGCTGGGATGGATGGATATCTGAGCAAACCGTTCTCGCAGGAAAAGTTACAAGCGATTCTGAGAAAATGGATTCCCGCGGTCCAACAACGGCAAGAAGCTTCGTCTGAGACCGTCGCTGTCAGTGCAGCACCGCCATCCCTCACTTTTGCTTCGGAACCCGTGATCGACGAGAAAACGCTGGCGGAAATTCAACTGCTACAGAAACCGGGGAAACCGAATGTCCTGCACAAGTTGATTGCGACGTACTTAGCGGATACTCCGCAGCGGGTTGCAGTGTTACACGCAGCGCTCGAAAAGGGAGAGTGTCAGGCGTTACAAGGGGTAGCACATAGCTTGAAAGGCAGTAGTGCAACGCTTGGTCTCAAACGGTTTGCGACGGTTTGTCAAATGCTTGAGCAGTACGCCCGAGAGCAGAATATTCCTCCAGCTCGCGCACTTTCTTCAGCCTTTGAGTCTGCCTATACTTCCGCCAGTGTGGCGCTACGTGCGCTACTGCCGAACAGCGCTGAGCAAGAACCCTCTGCTTCTCCCCAAACAACCTCGGTGAAGTCTTCCCTTCCACCAACTGTGAAGACGGAGGAAGAGCCGCCCCAGAGCGCCGCGCCGCCGGTGATCCTGTTAGTGGAAGATAACCTTGTCAACCAAGAAGTCGCAGTAGGGATGCTGGAGGGGCTTGGGTATCGGGTCGAGACCGCTGACAACGGTCGCGCAGGGTTGGAAGCCATCATTCGCAAGCGTTATGCCTTGGTTCTCATGGATTGCCAGATGCCCGAGATGGATGGATACGCGGCCACCCAAGCCGTTCGTGCGCGTGAAGCGGCGTTTCGTGATACGATCCCACACCTCCCCATTATTGCGCTTACTGCGAATACGATGGTTGGTGACCGCGAGAAGTGTTTATCCGTAGGGATGGATGATTATCTCGGCAAGCCGTACAACCAGGAACAGTTGCAAGAAGTATTGCGGCGTTGGATGCCAACTGACCAACGCCTCCGCGATGCAGCGTAGAGGTTTGTTGCCCGTACCATCCAACTCCCCTGCAATTCTCATTTTGACCTATCAAGCCCGTGGGTAGGCCGGAATAAGCGAAGCGGTTCCGGCTCAGTGCCGCCCCCCTCCCTCTCCTCATTTCTTTATTGACAGCAAATACGGCAATCTAGTAGAAGCGCGTGAACCTTTACACAGAAAGGGGGGGTACTTCGCTTTCTCACTACATTCCTGACAACGACGGAAGGGACACCTCAATTATTTTCCCTGTATCCCTCACGGCATGTGCTGATAGGGCATTTGTAAAAGGAGGAGACTGTCATGCGAAAGTTGGCTTTTGCTGTTGTTGGAACATTTCTTACCCTTGGTGCTGCTACGAACGCGTGGGCTGATAACGTGGTTACCCGCTGGGTCGAGGAGGCGTTAGATGTTGTTCGTCTCACCAACACTGGTACTCCAGTCGCTGGCCGTTGGTATGCCATGACCACCGTTGCCATGTATGACGCGGTCAATGGTATTGACCGCGCTCGCTTTCTCTCAACCCGCGAACACGCTCTTGTTCCACCGACTGGTGCCCCTCCCCTTGGTGATCGCCGGGCCGCCGCTGCGGCTGCGGCTCATGCCGTGTTGGTTGCCCTGGCTCCATCACAAGCCGCGAATCTTGATACTGCTTTGGCAACAGAACTGGCGTCCTTCGGTGGCACAGGCAATCCGTTTGTCGTGCTGGGGCGAAACTGGGGCGCATCGGTTGGCGCACAGGTTGTGACCCTCCGTGCAGCTGACGGCACTCAAACCCCAGAAACACAGCCTGCCGATTCCGGGCTAGGCCAATTCCCACGCGCTTTTTCGCCTGCGCAGTACCGCAATATGGCTCCCTTTGGCGTAAATAGTATCGTCCCGTACGCGTCATCGGGACCACCAGCCTTTACCAGTGAAGAGTATGCGGCAGCATTCAATGAGGTAAAGGTGCTTGGCAGTAACACTGATACTGACCCAGAACGGACAGCGATTGCCCGGCAGTGGCTGGCAGAAGCAAATACCGCACGGGAAACCGGCCTGTGGCTTAAGGAGCGATCAATATCGTCGAGGACCAGCATACGGACCTCTTCCTCTCCGCGACTGCAAGACTTTTTGCTCTGTTAGGCATGGGCATCGCCGATGCGGTTGCTACCTCATGGACGGCAAAATTTGACTGGCTCTTCTGGCGCCCTGGCGATGCGATTCGTTTTACTGGAGATGATGGGAATCCAGCAACAACGCCAGATCCACTTTGGCTTCCCCGCACGAGTGGGACACCTCCTGGAGTCTTCGGTGGCACACCAGAACACACTTCTGGCACTTCAACGTTTGCAGGCGCGGCATCAGCCATTCTGGCGGGTTTTTATTGTACCGACAAAATCCCCTTCTCGTTTGAAGCCGAAGGAACTAATCCGACGACACGTTCGTACTCCAGCTTTAGCCAGGCGGCCAACGAGGCGGGCCGTTCACGCATCTACGGTGGAATTCACTTTGAGTTCAGTAACCAAGCGGGACGAAATGCTGGCAATGGCGTCGGTCATGAAATTGTCAATACGCGCTTACGTCGTGCCGGTCAGTGTTTTGGTGTCTTCTGTCAGTGCCCGCAACTCTAACGTGTTCGTGTACCGTAGGGACGCGGCCTCTTGGCTTGCGTCCCTGTAAAAGAAGACAGCGGGCGCGATAGTGGCGAGGCAATCGGCAAGTATATTGAGAAGAAACGGCTGCAGCCACTTCATTGAAGACACAAGAG
This window encodes:
- a CDS encoding 4a-hydroxytetrahydrobiopterin dehydratase; amino-acid sequence: MALSQAEIQGKLRALPGWELIKNKGMQKKFTLGTFKDALAFVNKVGELAEQSDHHPDITINYNKVTLSLISHDVGALTTRDFDLAGHIEKIEKA
- the cobU gene encoding bifunctional adenosylcobinamide kinase/adenosylcobinamide-phosphate guanylyltransferase, which encodes MLVLGGARSGKSTYALQRAQSWSGRLVYVATAEAKDAEMKARISSHRAQRRSRRWITIEEPMGVVWQLKELDDSVGAVVLDCITLWVSNALLAKRRDELENQVAELVEEIPLFPFHFLAVSNEVGLGLVPDNPLGREYRDLLGTVNQQLAKVCTEVLFLAAGLPMKLKG
- a CDS encoding disulfide bond formation protein DsbA translates to MTIKRITHYFDYKSPYAYLAQADTFQLQDDYDVEVDWVPYTLDIPSYLGSAKVDATGKVLEEARNAHQWRRVKYSYMDCRREANRRGLVIRGTQKIFDSSIAHIGLLYAKRHGNFRPYHNTVYGRFWRRELDIENPAVIQAVLQEGGIDSAGFLDYLKGEGRHEHDRLRNAAEEIGIFGVPSYLVNGELFWGNERLVRVQEKLEQAGVRRK
- a CDS encoding 2-hydroxychromene-2-carboxylate isomerase; amino-acid sequence: MSCIEFWFEFGSTYSYPAALRIERVVRDAGLAIIWRPFLLGPIFKEQGWNDSPFNLYPAKGCYMWRDLARICADLEIPLRQPTTFPRNSLLAARLTCWFQTESWIPEFIRQVYLANFGRDRDIADAKEILSILEGLNQPLDILSVAESPEAKAKLRAQTEQARALGIFGAPSFVVEQELFWGNDRLEAAVAWAQRKGKSAV
- the cobT gene encoding nicotinate-nucleotide--dimethylbenzimidazole phosphoribosyltransferase, producing the protein MNLLDATLREIQPLDMSLVVRVQRRLNSLTKPHGSLGRLEVLALRCASISGSERPRVDNKVLFVCCGDHGVCTEGVSAYPREVTAQMVYNFLRGGAAISVLARQFGINVQVVDLGVDHEFAIDLPGLVSRKVARGTANFVRAAAMSSSQAVQAIEVGIAVASDAIREGAQLIGVGEMGIGNTTSATAMLSVLSGIDPETLTGQGTGIDAKGRKRKVAVIKRALAYHKLSSSDPLRVLTAVGGYEIAGIVGMCLAGAALQVPVVIDGFIATAAAWVACALHPAVKDRLIFAHLSAEQGHHHVLAALEVEPLLNLYMRLGEGTGAALGMSLVDSAVRILNEMATFDEAGVAKGECGK
- a CDS encoding dicarboxylate/amino acid:cation symporter, with the protein product MPLHTRILIGLIVGVVAGSASRLLFGDDPHLQQFVTYFAEPFGRLFMRLIFMLVIPLLFSALALGVAGLGDVRTLGRVGVKTFLYTIFATALSVFLGLTLVNVFRPGDGLTPETRAALQQASNTPTPPPLLAAGENPVLKILYAIVPDNPLRAAAQGEMIAFMFFCLMFGIGIALSPPAKMEPLLNVLEGLYEVVMRLIELAMRLAPYGVAALLFTLTARFGLDVLKPLLAYMIVVIGGLCLQLFVTYSIILRVLGGMSPGFFFRQVSEVMATAFSTSSSNATLPTALRVTQEKLGVPRDISSFVLTLGSSANQNGTALFEGVTILFLAQFYGVELSFGSQVLVVLFSVLAGIGTAGVPGGSLPLMVPILQSVGVPGEGIGVIIGVDRILDMSRTVLNVTGDITAAVVVANSEGRMPATEQGKRL
- a CDS encoding DUF3047 domain-containing protein; translation: MSCITHDRRAAQNAGRRTGMRRTVIVALIGILGSMSLGYAESQPSGDEMLLIENFDTDIPLSFPAQWVVRGDEATAKAVYSVGEENGNRFLRAYADRQDVQIGLSRSVKLKQFPALQWRWRVKQLPTGADERAEKTNDSGAAVYLVFDSTLMPRAIKYVWSSSLPVGTRMKSPVYWRSRVVVLQSGNTRVGEWQQETINYYQDYKDFFGEEPGKLIGIAVLTDSDSTSSIAEADYDDFLFLTEHGADTVQARNKTLQIAPAMMGGQ